One Setaria italica strain Yugu1 chromosome I, Setaria_italica_v2.0, whole genome shotgun sequence DNA window includes the following coding sequences:
- the LOC106804232 gene encoding uncharacterized protein K02A2.6-like, whose protein sequence is MTAYCHAVYQLEDKFDGLELNHVARRFNEAADELAKAASGRRLVPTGVFISNLHKPSVRYEESGEVSNEPLVPDPEADPSDPKVMEINLDLAEGANPLPDWRVPYLDYLIFADATRVVRTYEGCQFYARQTHVPAQALQTIPITWPFTVWGLDLVEPFKKAPGGFTHLLVTVDKFSKWIKARPIAQIKSEQAVQFFTDITHHFGIPNSIITDNTTQFIEKKFLRFYDDHHIRVDWSAMAHPRTNGQVKRANGMILQGLKPWIFNRLNKFSS, encoded by the exons ATGACAGCGTACTGCCATGCAGTCTACCAGCTCGAGGACAAATTCGACGGTCTTGAGCTCAACCATGTCGCAAGacgcttcaacgaggcagccgaTGAACTGGCAAAGGCAGCATCCGGCCGGAGGCTAGTCCCCACCGGTGTCTTTATCAGTAACTTGCATAAGCCCTCGGTCCGCTATGAAGAATCGGGAGAGGTCAGCAATGAGCCACTTGTCCCGGACCCGGAGgccgacccctccgaccccAAGGTTATGGAGATCAACTTAGACCTGGCAGAAGGGGCCAACCCTCTGCCTGACTGGAGAGttccgtacctcgactacctcatct tcgccgacgccacccgcgTGGTACGCACCTACGAGGGATGCCAATTCTACGCCCGACAGACTCATGTACCTGCCCAAGCGctccaaaccatccccatcacgtggcccttcacAGTCTGGGGCCTGGACCTTGTCgagcccttcaagaaagcacccgggggcttcacccacctactcgtcACCGTCGACAAATTCTCGAAGTGGATCAAGGCTCGACCGATCGCACAGATCAAATCCGAGCAAGCggtgcaattcttcaccgacatcactCATcacttcggaatccccaactccatcatcacggacaacacCACGCAGTTCATCGAGAAAAAATTCCTTCGTTTCTACGACGATCACCACATCCGTgtggactggtcggccatgGCACATCCCCGTACAAACGGACAAGTTAAGcgggccaatggcatgatactccagggtctcaagccatggATCTTCAACCGCCTCAACAAGTTCAGTAGCTAA